tcatgaaatattcaattcaccggccactgccgatcaccagctgaaggctggatctgccaaagtcaaccattgcgacccaaatatgacattactcaatgatacaaccctagttttaagttagtcgtaaattagaATTAGtagaagcccttggcatcttagagcttaagcagtgtgccttaaacattatattcttgaataaaaaaaaaaaaaccatcagcagctgatgcaatcgttcttgcttgaattgaaactagctttgtgtacaaaccgacacatccgctcgcagtaccaaatgatgcgaaactggtttaatgcgtcttctcgccttgacgaccggaaggcaaatgagaactacgacctgagcgtttgaggtttttaaaccacgcagaaggtgcgctctccgatgccgctgtttgaatgcgtcttctcgccccgacgtctgctttcatccaacgcacaagaagaaatgatcgattttcgaccacggttccccttttataacgttcagttgaagatatgtgcctgactacctcaaaatcgtcgtccttgcgcgaaaaacccaagcaaaagtaaagaattttccgcgttgttttcaaaatttcagaaaacctgatttttgagttgtttgtggttatctcacactgttcaaaatattatactaaattactgatcatatttttgatgaaatagtgaaagaattatgttgctgcctttaatacaagtcgagatattcacgattaagttctgcccattcttccatatggctaatttcgaaaaggcgccccatagtaaagtaagtcgtattcacgacaaaacaacgtgttttgtcggttacgtcatttataccatcatatatctggaaccaaaagtcaccatttgatcttcgaacttgatcaatggctcgacagtagctttcaaacgagcccaagtttgttaaaatcggttcagccatctctgagaaaactgagcgcgttcaaatatcttcgaaaagtgcacacacatacacacacacatacatacacacacacatacacacacacagacattttccgatctcgtcgtactgagtcgaatggtatataacactatgggtctccgaggctccgttcgaaagtcggttttttcagctattcttatacctttctatagagaaaggcaaaaaggtaaaaaaaaacaaaacaaaccgttCGAATAGACTGTACGAGTATTTCGTTCAGTCCGtcgttcaacaaacgctcaacACCCAACATCATttaatcatttaggggttagccaaattttgtgctagggcacataaccgttttcattatttttacgatcATTTAATCGCTTTCTTAGTGGGTGGTCAAAGTATACGTATTACAGTAaaatcaagtaaaatttttgttatATTGGAAGTATAAAGCTTGCGGAAATGCATATTTCTACAATTTGACTGACATTTCTACTCGAAGAGATCCTTGAACAGATCCTTTCTTAAAAGTTGCATtacttatcactaaaaaatcaaacatccaAAAAGgggattacaattttttacattgatACTAAAGAAGATACTCTAATTACATCCAGATTCAAGCAAGTGCTACCCCAATGTGTCGTACAGCAACATACTGAAAAGTCCGTTTCTATCAATCCAATACTTTCCGCAACAAACAACCGTCTTCATCAAGTTATAAACCGTTGCAATTTGGCTCAGTCAACAAAAATTAACTTTGTCACGATAATTCCCCGGTCCCGATTGAATCAAACTTTGCGATAATGGTAACACTTTTTCTCCTCTTTCTCTATCCGGTCCCATTACAGACCCGACGGAATCGCCACAGCAACTGGGACGGAGCTCCGATCCATTCGATCGTGTGTTGGTGTTCTTCTCGTTGGCATTACGGAAGGAGCCGGGAGCAGGTGGACCTTCGGTAACTGGCggccagcagcaacagcagcagcagcaggaccCAACCGGAGACCGAAGAAACTTTTTAATGGAAACGCCAACTGCAACTTTATCGTTCAACTATGTTTAATCGCCAAAATGATACCGTTCTGCTTAACAGGTAAGTtctatttttcttcatttcgcTACTAAAGTGAAATGACACTTTTCACTATAATCGGATATCCCGAacaagacgacgacgacgacgaccgtCCTCCCGGATCTGGACTGAAACTTTTTCGCCGAACCCGCGATTAGGGGGAAAAAGGGGCTACAATGCTGGGCACTAATCCGGGCGGTTGGTTTGTCTTTATAACTCCGGTAGTAGCACCGGGGACTACCGGAGACGGGGAATAATCCTCAGTTCTTTGAGTGATGTGACCTAGGTACTAACTTCGGAACACTAGTGATGAAGTTACTTTCAGAAGAAACCAAGAGCTATTTTCAGTTGGTTATAATAAATCATTTCCTATCAATTAGGTTTTTTAACCTCACAaaacaaactggatgaacatcgtttgatagctatcagtggtttgcttacAGGTTCATATTCTTGTATCATTCCATTGTGTTCCTTGTCATTTCAGTGGAAACAAACAACCGATAGTTGTCAGAGATGAATTTACTGCACGTTTTTTAGGTTGTACACGAAGACTGTATGATCGCCGGTGATCAGGTCCACGATGGGGACCTCCGGTACGTATCAGGGGGCATGTCTGCCCATGGTCGCAAGTCCATCTACATTTTCGTTTCCAACACCCCGTGATTTGGTTGTTGCAGTGCATCTCGATTGCCTGTATAGTCTGGAGTGTTTGGATCTTCCGACCTCCAATGACCGCCAGGGAGTCCGTGAAGATTACAGCCTCGGTCTCTGCGGCTTCCATAGAGAATACCGAGCATTCTGGGGAGAGGCTTCAAGCTAGGGATACGTTTGGTCCCCAAATACCGATTCCTGTTCCGTTGATTGTTCGTAACCCATCCTTTTAGTACGAAGGGATTTCCGTAAACCAGTCTGCACAGATTTGGAGAAAGTTGCTTCCGGATACAGCGGGAGAGGTTTGACTCCGATGGAGAGTGCCAGTGAAGTATCGGTTTTGGGAAAGTCTACCTGTTGCCAGGTTCCTATCCAAGCTCGGTGTAGGCAAGCCGGCTTTGGGAGGTTGTTTCCGCATTCTTCCTCACTGTAAGTCTTTTCGAGCCACCTCCGGGGCTCTGTGGAAAATGATCCAAGCCATATACCAGCGGGATGGGAAGACGCTGGATTCTACGTATGCAGCTGTAGTTGGGGAACTTGGATTTGAGATTTGAGGCTTTTTTGTAGGTAGGCAGAAGTACCTTGATTAAGTTTTTCCTATTTACAGCTATCGCCTCTATCTCGTGGACTATACGACTCCATATCAATGACTGGGCTAGAAGTATCCCTTGGCGCCGATTCCACCTCGGGTGCTCGTGCTTATGGTCCAAACCAAACTATGTCGGGACTCGCAATCTTTTTTAACTTGTCCAAAGTGGTATGCGAGTTTAGTTTCCGGTCGTAGTTTATGCCGAGGATTTTTGGATATTTGACGAATGGCGCTTGGACCGTTCCGATAGCGATTGTGGAGTCTGTGTCCTCCTCGAGAGAAACGCCAGAGGGTATATTTATTAGGATCGATGTTAAACCGCAACGCGTCCGCAACTTGGTGGGTTAATATTCGAGATGCTGTACGGGAGTTATCACCAATGATGATGACAATGTCGTCAGCGTAGACGAAGATATGATGTTTTCGCTGGTAAGCAACTGAAAACCGAGTTCATCCCCACTAGAAATAGGGGTATTACCAAGACCGAACACCTTGGGGACACCGTTCTTTTCGAAGGATATTTGAGAGAGGGAGCCTCCAATGCAGACTTGGAAGTTCGTCCCTTGGTGAAAGTCTTGCAGGAAGCTTCCCGTTCGTACGTTTATACCCCAGTCAACCAGTTGTCTAAGGATTCCTTCCCGGAAGACTACAACAAGAAGCATACAACAGCTTTTGCAATATCAATACGGAGTAATAATGAGCCAAACAATTcaattcaaagaaccgttcagaacATAACTGTTCTACtcgaagaactagttctcctgaGCCGTTTATTCGTTTTTCATGAATTCGATAACCACACGAGAGCGAATAATGATATTTCGTTGGTAACGAACTAATTCATAGTTAGAGCAGTGACTTTTTGCATGTGTTTTTCGGAGGTCGAGATTAGGAAACTGCCGTACTTCAACAAAGTACTTTTGTTCACTCAATTTTCCAGAAGAACTAGTTTTTTCGAAACGTTCACGAACGACTTGCCCATCTCTGATACAGAGTGCATTACTGTGAAGTCCCTGGTTGATTTGATTTAAGATTGTATCGCAGAGTGCCCTGAGATAGGCACCTGCCCCTTTTCCTGGTCAAGAGCCAAATTGCCTATGGCCTAGTAAATTGGGCTCTTCAAAAAGGGTCGAAGGGTCGTATACTGTGACCAGAGCGCGGGAAATGCCGGAGCATATCATAGTTATTGATATCGTCCGGGCTCGCTAATTTGTCTTTTGCGGAATTAAGAGCTTATTTAATCTCTTCCACTGAGAATAGTCTGTTTCATACTTCGTTTTGGTCGGATTGTACTGAACCGGGAGGGTGTTTCTTGAGCCTACGTATTGGAAGGACAGCCTTCGGGACGATAGGGACTCCAAGTACCGCTCGAGGTGTTCTGCAATCTCGGTCGAGTCCAAAGTAAGCTGTGTCCGTTAGTTTCAAGTGAGAAACCGTTTTACATTCGTTTTTTGCGTAGGTCGTTGACCTTCCGCCATAGTTCTTTTGTGGAGGAGTCCGCAGAGTTGCCGTCGAGCAATCTTTTCCAGCTGACAGCTTTTGCCTTGGTTATGATTTCTCTGGTGGCGTTTCTTTGGCGACGAAAATCTTGCGCCTTTGCATCTCGAGCAGTGTGGTCAGGGAGGCGGTCCTTTGGAAATCTTTGAGTACCTTCCTGCAATTACGAACTACTGCGGCCACTTCTGGGGACTGGGTATTAAGGGAAAATGCAGGAAGCGGGTTCTTTTAATGTGTTCCTTAGCTGCCCTATAGATTGTGTTCTACAGCTCCTCCAACTAGGAGTCCCAGTTAGGGGCGACTAGGGCTTCGATGCTGCCCTCGTACTTCTTCGCTGTGTGATCCATCTTCTCCACCGTGACGAGGAGAAGGACGCTTGTTCAGGGGGATGCATATCGGTAGATGGTCACTGCTTCTAGCGTCCCTCCACGTTGGCCTACCACCGGTGCTGATTAACGATCGAGACTCCAGTGACGGGCCAGTGCCGATATGCCAGTACCTCTAATGAAGGTCCAGCTCCCGTGGGGGAGGATAATGGCGTTACATTCGTCTGTCGCCCGGAGGATTTTCACACATCACTTGTCACATTTCGCCGAACCCCAAAGAAAGGGAGACGGAGTTTTTGTAGGAAATTCTTCAACTTTCTTCCCACTCCCTTGACTTCTTTCGGAATGTAAAAAGACCCCACGGTGCACGGGGTTGGGAACAGTATTGTGACTGCTACGGGAGTGGGATGTTATTTCGGACCGCTATTCCGATACTTTGGTAGATGTAGTTACCAGTGGCCGCGCTCCAGGAGTAACAGTTGGTAAGCCAGGGAACGACTTATGTCTCTGGTGTGCCCAATGTTAGTCTCCTGGAGTGCGCTCACGGCTGGTGGACGAGAAATTGGCTCAGGGCGTTCGCCAAGATAGTTACGTTCCACTGAATTGTGAGTTATGTTGTTATTGCTGTTATCGCTGTTGTGGCTTTTGCTTTCGAAGATGGTTTTTGCTCGGCTCCGAGTTGCTACCTAACGTATGCTCTGATGATCTCCTGGTTGACTAGCTTTCATGACGGCACGCGCTTCAGGGAATGAGGAGCTCTtgtcggtttttcttttgaCAATCTCAGCCTCCTTCTTATAGTTCACACACTTCCTGGACCATGCGCTGTGCTCCCCTCCGCAATGAATGCATTTGGGCTGCCTTGTTTCTGACTAAATGTCAAGCAGATTCTCTTGTTTGGGCAGAATTTGTTCTCATGCCCGTATGCCTCGTTCGAACCATACCGATGTAAAAATTGTCTGGTTTTGAAGACCCGGTAAAAGTGAGAACTAGGAGAGGAGTGTTGAAGGTCGGCCCGTCTTTGTTGAAGGTTATTCCGCGAACTACGCACCGTGTCTAGATCGCGGACTAAATCTCTCGCCACGTTAAGGGTGGGGTGGAGGATTACTTCTACCGTCTGGCCGCTTTCAAGCCTTGTCATTCCGAGTAACGTATTATAGGCGCACCTGGAGGTTGTTCGGAGGACATACCTTGACCCTCTGGCATCTTTCGATGCAGTTATGATTTTACGGGCGTCCGAGGCTAAGACGCGCTCTACACTCCGCCTGATCATGAAAGGACCTCTCGGGATACCGGAACTCCTGCACCACAGCTCTAAGGAGTAGGATTTGCTTGTCAATCTCGTTCCCTAATTGTAAGAATCCGGGGAGCAAGCGGCTAGATAACAAGATCCTAGAGGACGGTCACTTTTTCACTCAccaaatttgatattttttggTGGCGAATCGCGTCACTTTCAAACTCTGTGGCGAGGTTCACCGTAGGTGCGCACGAAAATGTAACTATTTTGCCGAAAATGGTTTCGGTTGACGAAGAACTAACTGAGGAAAAAATTCACACGCGGAGAGGAATGCGGAAGCGAACCGATCGGTATAAGTGTTTGATACGAACTGTCATCGTGATTTTCAAAGTGATAAAAACAACCAACTCCATCTCCGCGAAACTTCCCTAACACTTATCTTCTCTCTTGCTTCTTTCCAGTGCTACTCCTGCTACTCTCGCCGGTTCTCAGTGCTGACTGGAGCGCCAGCTGTCCGGCGAGTTGCGTCTGCAAGTGGTCCAGCGGCAAGAAATCGGTCCTGTGCAATAATCTCGGTCTCGGCACGATCCCGGCCAATCTGTCGACCGAGCTGCAGGTGCTGGTGCTCAACGACAACAACATCCCGTATCTGAACCGAGAGGAGTTCACCGGGCTCGGACTGGTGAACCTGCAGAAGATTCATCTGAAACATTCGCGCGTAAAGTATGTCCACCGGGAGGCATTCAAGAATCTGAAGATTCTGATCGAGGTGGATCTGAGTGAGAATGAAATTGAATCGTTGGATAAGCAAACCTTTTCCGGCAACAACCGGTTGCGGATTATCAACCTGTACGACAATCCTTTGAAGCAGTTGGTGTCGGACCAGTTCCCGGTCCTGCCGTATCTGCGGAACATTGACCTGCATGGGTGTCAGCTGAACTCAGTGGCAGAAACGGCTTTCTCCAACCTGGAACTTCTGGAGTTTCTGGATCTAACCCGGAACCAACTTGAGAGTTTGCCTCGTTACGTTTTCAATCATATGAAAAACCTTAAAACATTGATGCTGGAGGAGAACCCCTGGAACTGTGACTGCCATCTGCGTGAGTTCCGGGGATGGTACTTGAACAATTCGCTAAACCGCAGAAGTCTCAAGTGTCAGCAGCCATACAGCCTGAAAGATCAGACGTGGGAATCGATTGAAACCGATCAGTTCGGTTGTATGCCCCAGGTACGAATTTACCGGGATGATGTAGATGACATTGAAGATCTGGGAGCAAACATTACGTACAGATGCGTAGCTTACGGCGACCCGGAGCCGACGGTGGCCTGGGATCTCAACGGGAAGGTGGTGGATCAGGAAAATATGATACTGGAGCACGAACGGGTCGTAAAGTTCGACGGCAACGTGACGCTGTGGAGTAATTTGACGATCCTGAATATCACTAGCAACGATTCGGGCTACTACACGTGCACTGCCAGCAACAGAATTGGGTTCGTGAGTAAAAACTATAGTCTAATTTTACCGGAAGTGGTAGAGCGAGTGATCATCAAAACTCCGGAGACTTTCTGGTACTTCGGTTTGATAttgggtattttcgggacgaTCTTCGGGTTGCTGTCGCTCTCGGTGGTGATTTGCTTGTGCAAGCGGAAGTTGCGCACCAGACGAAGAAAGAAGAATATCAAGAGTAGTGTTAGTTTCAATGACCAAGAGAAAAAGCTACTGGATCTAAGTATAACCACCAACGAGAGGCAGGAGTTCAGTGCGAGCGATGTGATGACACCTTCGACGAAGACCGACTCCACGATAGCGATGGAACCGATGCAGATTACCATCGAATCGATTGCCGCCAAGCGGGACGAATTCCCGCTCAATGTGGGAGTGTTCCCGCCGCCGCCCGAATTCTGCTCCCAGATGGTACCGAATCCGGCCTTCGGAAACATATTCATTTCCGTGTCGGTGACGCAAGACGCGTTGGACAATCCCGATTTGAACATGTATCCGGATTTGCTGAACATTCCGAACCGACACAAGGGCAAACTAATACCGGTGAATGTGTCATCGTATGCAACACTACCTCGCAAGAATCGTCCCACATTGACGGCActaggcagcagcagcagcagcagcagtcaaCCACCATCCCTGACGGCGGTACCACCTCCGACCATTCCCACGCAGCACCCGGCCCCATCGACCAGCGGAATGATAGAGCAACTTCAGCTGCAAGACAGTATCGTCAATTACTCCAACATCGAAGATTCCTGCGAAATCACCAGCCTGGGCAGCAACGCGAGCTCCATGTGCCAGGAGTGCAGCAAACTGTTCAACTCTTCCAGCAAGCTGAACGTCCGCTTCAACAGGGCCGAGGTGGCCAACAAGTGCGAGAATAGTTTCCCCTGCCTCAAGTACGACAATATGGGCCGGAGGTACACGGCCAGTGGCAACTCCACGCTGTCACTTCCCGAAGGCGATCGACTGGAGCAGGAAAGTATCTTCATCAAACAGGAGATAGAACCGATCCGAGAGGTTCCAACGCCACCGGATCCACCGGCAACTCCTACCGGGCCGCTGTGTCCCAACAATCTGGGTACGACGGCTGTAGGAACGGCTGCCATCTTCGTAACCGGTAATGATTTCGTCTCGCTGTAGTGTCCCCCCCGGTTCCCTTCCTTCCACATCCTATAGCCATAGTACAAAACAGCGTCCACTCTCATAGAAGGATTTTGAATCCCAATCCCCGGTTGTTACAATATATTCTACCCCCCGCATTCCCGGGAGACGTCAGTAGGTTGACAGTAGGTAGTGGTAAAGTCAaaccacgaagtgtgatattacGATGACAGCAGCTGGCACCTATCACACAATCGTAACAGTAGAAAACGGACAGGTCCCAAAAACAAAACTCTTCAAATAAATAGTTCGAATGCCTAACGACacgagtaaaaaaaaatcaaatacagAAATAGCCTAAATTCACTGCTTATACAACAGAATATAGAACGTAAATCaaaagaaacagaaaaaaagtcaATCAAAAACATCAGAGAGTTTAACTTGCTAGGAAAAATTTACTTGCCCCCCATCTGAAGCGTTTGCCAATTAAAACTGTACATAAACAAAACTTCTCCCATCACCGGTAGTAGATTGGATGAGAGTCAATTTAAAAGCAATTTCtaatattattttgtttttgctcgCATTGCCGGCTGCCGTAAGTACCCTAATAGAAATTCTTCCAAATTCAATAACACTCACACGCCTCCGATAACTCAATTCGCCGtacgaagaagaagaagagttgAAACATTTTGCTAGCCTGATCGAATTTTATGTTTACCCATTTACGGAAACGAGAGCGCGTCCGTTGGAAAGGGATAGAAAGAACACATGCAAACATATCCCGGCAACAGCCTGCTACGTGTATGTCGTAAATTAATTTAGAACTCTTCACTTTTTTCTCTAACGGCGCAggaaaaacttttcaaatcaAACTCTCATCAAATGTGTACTCAGGCAGGCAGGCCCCGAACGGTTCCGGCCGGTTCAGACTCGGTTTCCGGTAAAACAATTAGGGAATCGGTACGGTACGGGACGTGCCCAGTCATAGACCACGCCATAGACCGAATTGGTTCTCGTTGTtagaagcagcagcagcagcaaaaaatttcaaacgcacttataaacaaatacaaatattgAACTTTTCCGGATGACACGTGACAAAATATTTGCCTTTTGCGAACGAAACCGACAGCAACCATCCCAAATGTTTTCTTCGCTCGGGTGCGTAATTGATGTTGATTCGGAACTAGAACATTTTTAAATATGATATTGCCACTGTTGACTTTCGATGagtttgtttttgttaaaaATCTACTTTTTGTCCTTGATTTATTCACCAAACCCGAACTAAACAATCAGTCCGCTTGTAATATTCATgtataataaaataatcgaaatgAATTTATTTCCGTTCCAACGAAGTTGTAGCACAAACGAacttccagacatgacagtcacgatcttgtttttggcgcacatctacggtcctccgtgaaactggcaccaatggtgataaattggttgcactgctgagttcccatcatcacgttcataatgcaaatgccaaaccgtgagaaccctttcgattcgttagctcatttgtatatattgagattttatggcacactttggtcgaaatgataacaatgcaattaatctcgcgctccaccaagcggttagtgcggtcatttcagaaggtaccgggaacgaaccacattttttaaaaatatttataagcacgaacatgtctttattatttatctttggttgtAGTATcaagttttgcacgaacatgacttaACCtcacgaaatgaacagaattaacttttttttgacagtcgacgtgtatttgtttacagtttaaaagttcatcagaggttcatcgtttgaatgtaaaaattgcaagtcgcctcacactgaacatatttatacaaatatcgctaATCTTCtcagttcttttcactgtggaacacgtttttaacaggcacttacccatcatttttcaatttctaatttgcagtcgcaaaacaaaacacacacacggcaactgtcaaaagcGAATTGGGTTTAtcgacagttcatttgtgtcgtcatcgtgtagAACCTAATTacttttgcgactgcaaattaaaaattgaagaaTGAAAGTGTTtaaaacgtgttccacagtgaaaagaactgaGAAAATtagcgatatttgtataaatatgTTCAGtttgaggcgacttgcaatttttacattcaaacgatgaacctccgatgaacttttaaactataAACAAATACACgccgactgtcaaaaaaagttcattctgttctacacaacagaactaaaaagattgccctgtatgcattttcagcatcaaggagcgattttGTTCGAACTCTGTTTAGTGTGACGCGACtggcaatttttaaattcaaacgatgatCCTCAAATGAACATTTAAACTGCAAACAAACCACTGAACGATGGTCCGAAacaggaaattagcgtgacaaaaagtacgggtgtgtaatgtcagagacataactggatgtcgtgaatacgaatatgacacgctttatttatgcttccgaattcgaattggtagttcatcgattgtttgaattgtgcaactttccccattttcattactagaaatttaaacgatgcgcctagactaaattacagattagttacattaaacattctgaaacgcacttaaatactatgaaataagcagtatagttctttataataaaaaaaatggtgacgattttagttagttcagcacgcagactctgaattctaaacccatattccagaactaagctgtaaaacatgaagacgatttttcgccatgactaccagaatgggttttatagagtacagtaaagtaaatttccgaatAATTCTCTAGGAGtactattatggttctaaaaagaaccgaatagaagaagtctggaataaagaactggatcctgagttcaagaactaaatttagaaccaataacagactcagaatccagtttcaattctagaattgcaatttcgaaactcaaattagttccggaatacagttccagaatccagtttcagcacgaaggcgctctctccgtcgctgctggttgaggGTTCAGAATAAAACATACAACTACAGTTGATGACGGTTTGGTATGTATAGAATAAATGAAAcaatgaattattttattatttaaaactaaatattttgctTGTTAGGGTAAGTCTTCTGAACTTCCCCTATTTTGCTTGTACGACAATGCCAAAAGCCTTTCAAAAACATCTTCGATGTTCACGATTCTGCTGAATTTTCTAGCATGGCGCTCTCTGAAgttccttccaattttctcttaaacttttacttatattatgacctttcaggaaccgcataggatacatttttatcgatctggcatttaATGAATATTTATATTTGAGAGTTGACtagcttttgatgaaaaaacaatcataatttttcactggtagctcatatgaaaaagcttggttcagcaaaattatgcacaataattagttcaacaactctttctaagacaacttttccatagaaagCTTCACAAAAAgctagaataaaataaatgatttttcaggagccaccctacttttactcgggaagattaatgtaactcgatcaaataaaaagctagagaggtgcttttttcagcaaagtggctcaaaataaaatttcctacaactttattgtacaacgaaatcatttttgagttctaataagaaagttagatttcagatttcaatctgaaTAAGGGCCACCCTagtaacaacttttgtgaagacaccaacaacAGAaacctaatatttaatagtgaaaacatttttgtcacgctaatttcccattTCGGACCACTGTACATAGGCGGCAGTCAGAAGaaagttcattttgtgaggttacccGTCACTGATAAcctcaatcgaatgaacacattttgacagttcagcggtactgtttgtaaacagactttttttggtttgtctgttgacaaattggatgagagcatttacggtccatatcgcctaaatagaattttaaaacatttgttaacgattcGATATGGtggttattgaataaaagtggctAGTTGTGAAGTGTAAAGATCATTGCTTGAGATTTGTTCCTCGCTTTTGTTTAAGCGTGTTTATAAACAGTACCGccaaactgtcaaggatgaattcttgttcatttgtgacgtcacgataaaaatctAATTAGGAATGTTGACCGATGAACAGAAGAAAAACGGGCTATGTATGTCAGATATTTTTTTCCGGAATTCTGTTAAAATTTCggttacactgaaaataatttgcacgctagcatcatgtgcaaagcatttgaactatcactac
This genomic window from Malaya genurostris strain Urasoe2022 chromosome 1, Malgen_1.1, whole genome shotgun sequence contains:
- the LOC131425728 gene encoding uncharacterized protein LOC131425728; translated protein: MIPFCLTVLLLLLSPVLSADWSASCPASCVCKWSSGKKSVLCNNLGLGTIPANLSTELQVLVLNDNNIPYLNREEFTGLGLVNLQKIHLKHSRVKYVHREAFKNLKILIEVDLSENEIESLDKQTFSGNNRLRIINLYDNPLKQLVSDQFPVLPYLRNIDLHGCQLNSVAETAFSNLELLEFLDLTRNQLESLPRYVFNHMKNLKTLMLEENPWNCDCHLREFRGWYLNNSLNRRSLKCQQPYSLKDQTWESIETDQFGCMPQVRIYRDDVDDIEDLGANITYRCVAYGDPEPTVAWDLNGKVVDQENMILEHERVVKFDGNVTLWSNLTILNITSNDSGYYTCTASNRIGFVSKNYSLILPEVVERVIIKTPETFWYFGLILGIFGTIFGLLSLSVVICLCKRKLRTRRRKKNIKSSVSFNDQEKKLLDLSITTNERQEFSASDVMTPSTKTDSTIAMEPMQITIESIAAKRDEFPLNVGVFPPPPEFCSQMVPNPAFGNIFISVSVTQDALDNPDLNMYPDLLNIPNRHKGKLIPVNVSSYATLPRKNRPTLTALGSSSSSSSQPPSLTAVPPPTIPTQHPAPSTSGMIEQLQLQDSIVNYSNIEDSCEITSLGSNASSMCQECSKLFNSSSKLNVRFNRAEVANKCENSFPCLKYDNMGRRYTASGNSTLSLPEGDRLEQESIFIKQEIEPIREVPTPPDPPATPTGPLCPNNLGTTAVGTAAIFVTGNDFVSL